The Pukyongia salina genome segment GAATCCGTCACCGAAAGAACAATCCATAGAAGGTGTACAGAATACATTATCGATTGTTACCGAAAAGCTGTCGTTAGATGGATCTGCATCACCTGTAAGAACAGTTGACACCTCGATATCGTATGTGCCAAGTGCAGAAAGATCTGCAGTTTGTGCAAAGTCGAAACTTGCTTCGTCTTCGGATAAGAGCGGACCAGCAAATGTTTCAACTACCGGAGTACCTCCGTTGACAGTATACTGTACATCGAAATTAGATTGAGTTGCCGCACCGAAGTTTCGTAAAGTAACCGATATGGTTTCATTAGGGCCTAATCCCGAACCACTTACCGGCGCGGTGATATCGATCGCCCCTACGTCGTTCGCAAATAAATGCGTCACATCTTTGGTAAAGCTATCGTTAGCACCAAACTGATCTCCCGGCAACAGTGCAGTTACTTCTATCGAATAGGTTTGCCCTTCAGTAGACATGTCTACAGTTGTAGCAAAAGTAAAGGTGTCAAGCTGATTAGCATTTAAAGTACCTGTATAGTTCTCTGTTGCCACTAAGTTGCCATCCACTCTTAATTCTAAAGGTATGAGAGTTTGTGTAGCAGAACCAAAGTTTCTAATATTGATCTCAACACTTTCGGTCGCAGTTAAGGTACCGTTATTGGGCTGAAGTATATCCGTAACTCCCACGTCGTTCGCAAATCCACTGGACAATGAGAAGGAAGCTACTTGAGTTCTCCACTGATTGTTTGATGAAAAGTAATCGGAAGTAAACCAGAAAGTAAAGTTATTCGGGTCCATGGTCATGTGCGAATAATCCCCGTAACGGTTACTATTTGTTCGCACACCAGGACCATCAATGATAATAGTTTCTGCAACTGTCATCATGCCTAGAGGATCTCCGTTAAAACGACCTGTATATCGTAAAGAAGGAGCTAAAGTAGTACTACCGGTTGTGTAACCCAGGGCAATATTCCCGGCTGCATCCATAGCACCACTACTCATTAGTCTACTGTGGCCATCTGCAATAGAATAGGTACCTTCCTGGAAGATCGTCCAGGGGTTTACCCCGGTATTTCGCAATTCGATCCAGCGGATACCACCGGTCTCATTAGCATCGATAAAAGTATTAAAGGTGATTAACCAGGAGTTATGTGTTCCAAAATCCCTGTAGTTCGCTCCAAAGGAGATAATACCACCATGTCCGGCCAGTCGCTGACTTGTTCCCGGCTGACGCAGTGCTCCGTTCCCGTTTCCAAATAACTCGCCTGCATCAAAAGGCGTAGTAGGTATTTCCTGGGGTGCAGATATAGTTGAATTTGCCGTGTTGGTCCAGTCCATATCGATTTCCCAAACTTTCAGGTGGTCGAAGGTAATTGCGCCTGTCCAGCCATCATCCTGTAGATATACAATATATCCGGGAGTGTTAGGGTCTACAGTCGTACCTGTAAGGTTAACCGCAGCAGGACTTTTTACCTGGTTCGGATTAACAACGATCTGTGGAAGGTTAAAGATAAGAATCTGCGGACTGGCTCCACCAGCAAGCATTTCATCTCTCTCCATAACAAATCCCTGTGTAGTTTGACCGTTTAAGTTAACTGTTCCGTAGTAACCATCATGCCAAACACCATATTTTGGATAATCTGGAAAACCACTGAATTGGTATTGCCATACATTATAGGCTCCAGTTGGGTCGTTTGTTACAGAAACTCCAATGGCAAGGGAGTTATTTAGTGAACCAAATTCACTTACCACCCAGCGATCCGCTAACTGATCGTAAAGAACAATAGGGTCTCCGCTATTAGACGGAATACCTAAAAAGGCAGATAAAGAAACAGGACCTACAAGTAGTGTCCCTGTTTTATCGAATATTTTAACAAGAGAATTTACCGAATGCAGATAATGATTAGGACCAACAGCTCCAGTTGGATCTGGTGGAAAAAATCCGGATTCGGATGCAGAGGCTCCGATAAAATTCTGCTCGATCGGCATACTTTCGATCTGGCCTGGTTCGGTTTGTAGATCTGGAATAACGGTGGTAGTGTTCACAGCCTCCATAGGAGTTGTGTTTCTTTGATCTATCACCATAGTTTGGGTTCGCGGATCATTAAATTGTCCGGACTCCATTACCGGAAAATCTCTTAATGGAATGGTTTGCCCCATATAAGTTCCGGTAATAATTTCACTAGGAGGAAATGTCTCCTGTGCACTAACACCAACGCAAATAATAAGCGCTAATGCCAGTAGGTAGTTTTTAAAAATCATAGTTTAAGCTTTAGCTGATTAATTTTTTGAGACTGGGAAGGTACGGCTAATAATTGAATTCAAAAACCCACTAAATTAGTAGAGAAATTGAAGATCATTATAAGGGTGAAATAGTACTAAATCCGTAATAATTAATTATTTTTGTGCTTTGTTGAAATTACTTATAAAAAACAACCGATGATTCACTTTTTTGGAGATGTAAAAAACACTGTTTTTGCTGTCCAATCCTCCGGCGATCTTTCTGCACGAACCATAGAAAAACTTAATTGGTTATTTGGTAACCAACCCAAAATAGAACAGTCCGCAATAGCGGATTTTTTTGTTGGGCCACGTGCCGCCATGGTAACACCCTGGAGTACTAATGCCGTAGAGATAACCCAGAATATGCATATCTCCGGAATTATAAGGATAGAAGAATTTCACAAGGTGGACGAGGGATATACAGACTTTGACCCAATGCTTGCCCAGAAATACAAAAAATTGGATCAGGAAATTTTCGATATGCATATCGATCCGGAACCCATCAAACAAATACATGATATTGCGGCATACAACTTATCGGAGGGTTTGGCGCTAAGTGACGATGAAGTAGACTACCTTAACAATCTTTCGGTTAAACTCAACAGACCACTTACAGATAGTGAAGTATTTGGATTTAGCCAGGTGAATAGTGAGCACTGCAGGCACAAGATCTTCAATGGGACCTTCGAAATTGACGGTGAGGAAATGGCCTCCTCTCTCTTCAAACTAATTAAAAAGACTTCGGAAGTAAATCCTAATGATATAGTTTCAGCATATAAGGACAATGTTGCTTTTGTGCGCGGTCCTGAAGTGGAACAATTTGCACCCAAATCTCCGGACAAGCCGGATTATTATCAAAAAACCCCATTTAATAGTGTGATCTCTCTTAAAGCAGAAACACACAACTTTCCCACTACTGTTGAACCCTTTAATGGGGCTGCCACCGGAAGTGGTGGTGAGATTAGGGACCGCCTGGCGGGCGGCAAGGGTTCTTTGCCATTAGCTGGTACGGCCGTTTACATGACCTCTTACTCACGGTTAGCAGAAAACAGACCCTGGGAAAAAGCCATGGATGAACGCCCATGGTTGTATCAAACCCCAATGGATATTCTAATAAAAGCCAGTAATGGAGCATCCGATTTCGGGAATAAATTTGGTCAACCCCTTATTGCAGGGTCCGTGCTCACCTTCGAGCATGTTGAAGATGCCCGTAAATTAGGGTTCGATAAAGTAATTATGTTGGCGGGAGGAATTGGCTACGGAAAAGCTTCCCAGGCCATCAAAGATGTACCCGAAGTTGGAGATAAGATCGTTATCCTGGGTGGCGAGAACTACCGTATAGGTATGGGTGGAGCCGCGGTTTCCTCTGCAGATACGGGTGAATTTGAAAGTGGGATCGAGCTTAACGCCGTGCAACGATCTAATCCCGAAATGCAGAAACGAGCAGCTAATGCTGTACGCGGGATGGTGGAAAGTGAAGAAAACCCCATTGTATCTATTCACGATCACGGTGCCGGTGGACACCTTAATTGCCTTAGCGAACTGGTGGAAGAGACAGGCGGCCATATCGACCTGGACAAATTGCCTGTAGGAGATCCAACGCTTTCAGCCAAAGAACTTATTGGGAACGAATCCCAGGAACGTATGGGGCTGGTGATTGGCGGAAAAGATATAGACCAATTAAAACGAGTGGCAGATCGCGAACGCTCTCCAATGTACGAAGTTGGTGAGGTAACCGGAGATCACGCGTTCTGTATTGAAAGCAGCAGCAAAGGGGATAAACCCATGGATTTCGCGCTGGAAGATATGTTTGGGAGTTCCCCAAAAACGATAATGAGAGACCGTAGGATGGGACGCACTTATAAGGACGCAGACCTCCGCCCTGATAAATTGCACGAATACGTGTCGCAGTTATTACAACTGGAAGCCGTTGGTTGCAAGGATTGGCTTACAAATAAAGTAGATCGATGCGTAACAGGACGCGTGGCCAAACAGCAATGTGCCGGACCCCTTCAACTTCCGTTGAACAACTGCGGGGTGATGGCGCTGGACTATCGCGGCAAGGAAGGTGTAGCCACCTCAATTGGACACTCGCCGATAAGCGCTTTAGTGGATCCTGTTGCAGGATCTCGTAATTCGATCACAGAATCCCTAACTAATATAGTCTGGGCCCCGTTGGAGAATGGCTTAAAAAGTGTGTCTCTTTCCGCAAACTGGATGTGGCCATGCAACAACGAAGGAGAAGACGCCAGGTTATACGAAGCAGTAAAAGGAGTAAGTGACTTTGCCATCGAGCTGGGAATAAACGTTCCTACCGGAAAGGATTCGCTATCTATGAAGCAGAAGTATAAAGATGAGGAGGTGATAGCGCCGGGTACTGTTATCATATCGGCTGCAGGGCATTGTAATGATATAAAAAAGGTGGTCGAGCCCGTTTTGCAGAAAAATAAAGGAAGTATTTACTATATCAATATCTCGCAGGATGAGTTTAAGGTAGGAGGCTCATCGTTCGCACAGATCCTCAATGTTATTGGATCTGAAGTTCCTACTGTGAAAAGCGCAGCCTATGTGAAATTAGTTTTTAATACCATTCAAGAACTTATTTCTCAAGGGAAAGTCGCGGCGGGTCACGACGTAGCTTCGGGTGGGCTTATAACCACTCTGCTCGAAATGTGCTTTGCAGATAATCACTTAGGGGCCAGGGTGGATCTTTCGGAAGTTGGCAATTCTTTTCTAAATTTACTTTTTGCTGAAAATTGCGGTCTAGTGATTCAGGCATCACAAGATACTGAACTAGAAAAGGTTCTTTCAGAAAAAAATATTGAATACTTTAAAATTGGAAGTGTAACTGAAGGTGATCAACTTCAAATAACTCATAAAGAGACTTTTGAAGAATTTAATATCCCCGAATACAGGGATATATGGTACCACACTTCATATTTGCTTGACCAAAAACAGAGTGGCCCTGAAAAAGCCCTTGAGCGATTTCAGAATTATAAGAATCAGCCTCTCACCTACAAATTTCCTGCACATTTTACAGGGAAACTACCCCAATGGGATACTTCCAAGCCACGAATCAAAGCGGCTGTTATAAGAGAGAAAGGAAGTAACAGCGAACGTGAGATGGCCTATGCCATGCATTTGGCGGGATTCGATGTGAAGGATGTTCACATGACCGATCTTATCGAAGGCCGTGAAACTTTGGAAGATATAAAGTTCATTGCCGCGGTTGGAGGGTTTTCTAACAGTGATGTCCTGGGCAGCGCCAAGGGATGGGCCGGTGCATTCTTGTATAACGAAAAAGCTAAGAAAGCTCTTACCGGGTTCTTCGAGAAGGATGATACGCTCTCACTGGGAGTTTGTAATGGTTGCCAGTTATTTATAGAACTTGGACTCATCAATCCTGAGCACGAAAACAAGCCTAAAATGCTGCATAATGATACGGGTAAGTTTGAGTGTTCCTTTACCTCGGTAGAGATCCAGGAGAACAATTCGGTTATGCTATCCACCTTATCGGGAAGCAAACTGGGGATCTGGGCAGCACATGGAGAAGGGAAGTTTAGTTTTCCTTTAGCTGAAGAACATTACAATATAGTAGGAAAATACGGTTACGAAGGCCTACCGGCCAATCCGAACGGCAGTGACTATAATACGGCTATTCTAACAGATAGCAC includes the following:
- a CDS encoding GEVED domain-containing protein, whose product is MIFKNYLLALALIICVGVSAQETFPPSEIITGTYMGQTIPLRDFPVMESGQFNDPRTQTMVIDQRNTTPMEAVNTTTVIPDLQTEPGQIESMPIEQNFIGASASESGFFPPDPTGAVGPNHYLHSVNSLVKIFDKTGTLLVGPVSLSAFLGIPSNSGDPIVLYDQLADRWVVSEFGSLNNSLAIGVSVTNDPTGAYNVWQYQFSGFPDYPKYGVWHDGYYGTVNLNGQTTQGFVMERDEMLAGGASPQILIFNLPQIVVNPNQVKSPAAVNLTGTTVDPNTPGYIVYLQDDGWTGAITFDHLKVWEIDMDWTNTANSTISAPQEIPTTPFDAGELFGNGNGALRQPGTSQRLAGHGGIISFGANYRDFGTHNSWLITFNTFIDANETGGIRWIELRNTGVNPWTIFQEGTYSIADGHSRLMSSGAMDAAGNIALGYTTGSTTLAPSLRYTGRFNGDPLGMMTVAETIIIDGPGVRTNSNRYGDYSHMTMDPNNFTFWFTSDYFSSNNQWRTQVASFSLSSGFANDVGVTDILQPNNGTLTATESVEINIRNFGSATQTLIPLELRVDGNLVATENYTGTLNANQLDTFTFATTVDMSTEGQTYSIEVTALLPGDQFGANDSFTKDVTHLFANDVGAIDITAPVSGSGLGPNETISVTLRNFGAATQSNFDVQYTVNGGTPVVETFAGPLLSEDEASFDFAQTADLSALGTYDIEVSTVLTGDADPSNDSFSVTIDNVFCTPSMDCSFGDGFQLVAVAEINNPSGCEGYGDFTNLIANLAPGSTNSITFTTGYGDQNVKVWIDFNDDNTFSNNEVVVPNFVIAPGQAAGSYTETVNLNVPANATLGEHTMRVKSAWQEPVPSDACATTQYGETEDYTANIGDLGINDSAISNSDLIVVSKSNNQFEVTLRTSFDGGVYLGLYNVLGQEIDFSKNLPKIDGAYRMNLDMAKAASGVYLIRIGGQTTTSYKTARIIVK
- the purL gene encoding phosphoribosylformylglycinamidine synthase, giving the protein MIHFFGDVKNTVFAVQSSGDLSARTIEKLNWLFGNQPKIEQSAIADFFVGPRAAMVTPWSTNAVEITQNMHISGIIRIEEFHKVDEGYTDFDPMLAQKYKKLDQEIFDMHIDPEPIKQIHDIAAYNLSEGLALSDDEVDYLNNLSVKLNRPLTDSEVFGFSQVNSEHCRHKIFNGTFEIDGEEMASSLFKLIKKTSEVNPNDIVSAYKDNVAFVRGPEVEQFAPKSPDKPDYYQKTPFNSVISLKAETHNFPTTVEPFNGAATGSGGEIRDRLAGGKGSLPLAGTAVYMTSYSRLAENRPWEKAMDERPWLYQTPMDILIKASNGASDFGNKFGQPLIAGSVLTFEHVEDARKLGFDKVIMLAGGIGYGKASQAIKDVPEVGDKIVILGGENYRIGMGGAAVSSADTGEFESGIELNAVQRSNPEMQKRAANAVRGMVESEENPIVSIHDHGAGGHLNCLSELVEETGGHIDLDKLPVGDPTLSAKELIGNESQERMGLVIGGKDIDQLKRVADRERSPMYEVGEVTGDHAFCIESSSKGDKPMDFALEDMFGSSPKTIMRDRRMGRTYKDADLRPDKLHEYVSQLLQLEAVGCKDWLTNKVDRCVTGRVAKQQCAGPLQLPLNNCGVMALDYRGKEGVATSIGHSPISALVDPVAGSRNSITESLTNIVWAPLENGLKSVSLSANWMWPCNNEGEDARLYEAVKGVSDFAIELGINVPTGKDSLSMKQKYKDEEVIAPGTVIISAAGHCNDIKKVVEPVLQKNKGSIYYINISQDEFKVGGSSFAQILNVIGSEVPTVKSAAYVKLVFNTIQELISQGKVAAGHDVASGGLITTLLEMCFADNHLGARVDLSEVGNSFLNLLFAENCGLVIQASQDTELEKVLSEKNIEYFKIGSVTEGDQLQITHKETFEEFNIPEYRDIWYHTSYLLDQKQSGPEKALERFQNYKNQPLTYKFPAHFTGKLPQWDTSKPRIKAAVIREKGSNSEREMAYAMHLAGFDVKDVHMTDLIEGRETLEDIKFIAAVGGFSNSDVLGSAKGWAGAFLYNEKAKKALTGFFEKDDTLSLGVCNGCQLFIELGLINPEHENKPKMLHNDTGKFECSFTSVEIQENNSVMLSTLSGSKLGIWAAHGEGKFSFPLAEEHYNIVGKYGYEGLPANPNGSDYNTAILTDSTGRHLVIMPHLERSTFPWNWGYYPAEREDEVSPWLEGFVNARKWLEAK